A genome region from Triticum aestivum cultivar Chinese Spring chromosome 2B, IWGSC CS RefSeq v2.1, whole genome shotgun sequence includes the following:
- the LOC123041965 gene encoding putative lipid-transfer protein DIR1: MAKAHALAAALLLVMSVSLAALEGVHGVCGMSNDEFKLCQPAAAVNNPTDSPLAECCAALGKANLSCICRYKGIAGIWLRKYHIDAKRAMALPGKCGLTMPNNCS; this comes from the coding sequence ATGGCTAAGGCACATGCATTGGCTGCAGCATTGTTGCTTGTCATGTCGGTGTCCCTTGCCGCACTAGAGGGTGTTCATGGCGTTTGCGGCATGTCGAATGATGAATTCAAGCTTTGCCAGCCCGCAGCGGCAGTGAATAACCCCACAGACAGTCCGTTGGCTGAGTGTTGTGCTGCGCTTGGGAAGGCCAACCTATCATGTATCTGCCGGTACAAAGGCATCGCTGGCATATGGCTGAGAAAGTACCACATCGACGCAAAGCGCGCCATGGCGCTGCCTGGCAAGTGTGGTCTCACCATGCCCAACAACTGCTCGTGA